Below is a genomic region from Actinomadura sp. NAK00032.
CGCGACCATCAAGCAGGCCAAGGCGGCCGCTGACGCGATCAACATCGGCCACACCGCCTGGGGAATCGTGGGATTCGGGTTGTCGTCGGTGCATGCCATCGCCCGGAACTTCTACATCCAGGACGCCGACAGCAAGTACCGGAGCCTGCAGCAGATCGAAAGCGGCCTGCGCCAGGTGGCGGACAAGCAGCGGGCCGCCGAGGAGGCCAGTGGCGGCGGGCTCAACTAGCCCCGGAAACCACGTGAGCCGCATTTCGGAAAACGGCCTGCATCAGAAGGGAAGTCATGGGGGCGCTCGCTTCCGGTCAGTGGTTCTTCAAGGAGGCGCTGGTCGCCTCGACCGTCGCCAGCGCGATGCTGCCGCCGGTCAGGCTGACCGCCGTGGTCGCGCTGGAGACCCAGTGCAGTCCCGGTGCCATCGAGGACGGGGCGAACCAGTGGATGGAGACCGCGAAGAAATTCAACGAGGCCGCCGACGGAATCCAGGACCGGGTGAAGGCGGCGGACAAGAGCACCTGGAGCAGTGACGACCGGGAGGCTTTCGAGGGGAAGATCTCCGAGTTCGTCCGGCATCTGAGATCGGCCGCCCTCGCGGCCACGTTCATCGCCGTGACCCTGCTGCTCTACGCGTTCATCCTGTTCGTCTTCGGCATCTTCCTCGCCGTGATGGCGAGCGTGCTGCTGGCCATCGCCATCGCATATCTCGTCCAATCATGGATCCCCGGGTACGGCCAGGCATTCATGACCTGGGCCAATACCTTCGCCACCACCGTCGGCATGCAGTTGCGCGCGACCGCGGCCCAACTGCGCACCGTCGCACAGACGGCGGCGACGATGATCGGCGCGTTGGCGGGCGGGAACGTGGCGTTCCAGATCGCGACCGGTTCGGACACGGCCGCCGGCGACCTGGTCCAGAGCACGCTCTATTCCATCGACGAGATCGCGATCTCGTATCTGGAGAACAAGATCGCGGGCGGTCCCGGCTCCAAGGGCTTCACCGGTACCACCAAGGGGTTGCTGGGCAAGTCCTTCTGGGGCGGTTTCGGCTACCAGGGCGCGGACACGTTCGGGCTCTCGCCGAGCAGCAACTTCCGGCAGCAGGGGCCGGACACGTGGGGCGTCCCGTCCGGGGGCACCTACGGCAACCCGATCGATCCGGAGCCCGGGATCTCCGCGTTCTGACGGGCAGGGCCGCCCGGGCTCATCTGGTCAGGCGCAGGGCGTCGAAGGCGAACGCCATCACCGCGTGGCGCAGCGGCTCGGGCGGTTCGCCGGGGAACACCACGGTCCAGCGCAGGAATTCCGCGACGACGACCGCCGCGGTCTCACCGGTCCCGGTGGTGACGCGGAAGGCGGCGCCGGGATGGTCCTCGGTTCCGGGATAGGGCGCGATCTCGCCGAGCGGCGCCCCGTCGGGTACCAGCAGGCGCAGCCGGGGCTCGGCGTGGCCGACGCGCCGGACCACCACCGTCAGCCGCCCGCCCGGGTCGAGCACCGCGAAGCCGCCGGCCCGCCGGGCGATGAAGAACGCCACCCCTCCGGCGGGCACGTGGGCGGCGGCGAAGGCCCGGCGGGCTCCGGTGCGCCGGACGGGGTCCGCGTCGCGAGCCGCGTCGCCGGCCCCGGCCAAGGCTTCCGGCGGCCGGGACGAGACGCGGAACCGCAGCACCGTCCGGCCGCGGGCATCCCGCCAGCGGCGCCTCCCCCGCAGCGAGGTTCCGGCGCCTTCGCCGAGTCGAGCGAGCAGCCTACGGGCCCGTGCCCTGCCCTTGAGGAGGAAGAAGACGACCACCCCGGCCACGAGCAGCGCCACCGCCCACATGAGTGCTCCGGGGAGCAGCGCATGGCGGGACCGGTCCAGGCTCCCCGCGTACGGCCCGAACGGTCCGACGCGCACCGGGACCGCATGCCCGATGTCGGCCTCGCCGACTCCGGACACATGACCGGAGCCGCGAGATCCGTCGGCGAACCGCCAAGTGCCGCGGCAGTCCAGATACCTGGCGTCGTAGCGCAGTTCGCGCTGCTCACACCTCTGGACGGTGGCCTCGGCCCGCTCTCCCCAGGTGACCGTGTACACGATCACCCCCGGGAGCACGAGCATCACCCAGGCCGACAGCAGCAGTGCGAGGACGAGCGCGCCCGGCACCGCGGCCGCCGCGAAGAAGTCCTTGGCCGCCGTCCGGCGCGCCCGCGGCCCCGAAACGGACATCTCCACCTCTCCTGTCCGGTCGCCATTCACCAGGTGCGCAGAGAGGCGTCAGCGGCCCATTTTGCGGCGGATATCGTCCATGAGGGTCATCGAGTCGCTGAGAGCGCGCTGGAAACCTTCCTGCATCTGCCGCATCTGGCCTTCGAGTGCCTGCGGATCGCGCACGATGCCGGCGACGTCCTCGGGAGCGACCGACGCGTCGTCGGTCAGTTCCCTGGACTGCCGCTGCAGATCCTGGAGAGCGTCCTGTGAGACCTGAATGATCGTCTCGGCGAGTTCGGCGGACGCCATGCGCATGGCCCGGGGGTCGATTTCCAGTTCGCTGATCGCACCCTCCGCGGACAGCCCGAGCCGGATCCTGCCGTCGCGGGATTCGGCCCGGCCGACCAGCTCACTCAGCCGCTGCCTGAGCTCCGTCGCCTTCTGGACCTCCTTCGCGGTCTGCTCCGCGAACGCGTCGAGATCCGACTCGGAGAAGCCGTAAGTCTCAGCCATGGTGCGCCAACCCCTCAAAACGGTCGATTACTCGGTGGCGAGCTTAGTGCTACTCGCCTCGCCGAGTGCCAGTGCGCCGAAGCGCACGATCAACCCGAGACATATCTAGACCATCCCGGATTCCGCGCCACTGGAACGGTCGGCACTCCACTCGGCCGGTTCCACTTCTATGGCGAAGCCGCGCTCGGAACGGACGGCGGGAGCACGCGGGAGTCAAGTGCCCAGCGCGCCGAGAATGGAGGTCAGGATCGTGGAGGCCGGGCCGGCTATGTCGGCGGCGTGGGTGAGGCCTGTGCGGAGCATTTCCAGTTTCGTCTTCGCGGCCGCCTCGTCGGGTTCGGCTCGGTCCAGGTCGACGGCGACGCCCTGGATGACGTTGGCCGCCTCCTCCTTGTCCTGGTCGGGCAGGTCGCTACTGGACAGGACGAGCCGCAGCAGCTCGGCGAGGTGCTCTTGGCCGGGCAGCGCGGAATGGGTGTTCTGGAAATCCTGGATGACCGTGTTGACCGGACGATTGATGAACGTGGTCTGGCCGTGGAAATTGAAGTTCTCAACCATGGTGGCGCCGCTCTCGACGATGGCCGTGTGGCCGTTGAGGATGTAGGTGTTCGCGTGCTTGTGGACGGCCGGCCTGGCAAGTGACCGCCTGATGCGCTCTTCCGCGCGGGCGACGCGCTCGAAGGCCGCCTGGTCGTGTGAGGTCGCGCTGATGGCGGCGGGCGGAGGGAGGTAGCTCTCCATCGGGTAGAGAGCCTTGGAGATGCGGTAGGCGTCGGGCGGCGCGTCGAGGGCTCGCAGGATCTCGCCGAACAGCTTGCGCAGGTACTTCGCCGAGACCTCGTTGATGGGGAACACGATCCGGTTGTCCATCGCGTCGGCCCGCAGCAGGACGAGGCACGGCAGCAGATCCGGGTCGATGCCGAGGGTGCGTGCGATGTCGTAGGCGCGATGCCGCTCGTAGGGTTTCCATTTGAGCCACCGCAGTGTGTTGAAGACCCGGTACAGCTCGGGTTCGAGGTTGTCGCGCCAGTAGCGCTTCGTCGCCGCCCAGTTGGCCGGACGTTCGAGGACGAACAGCCTGAATATCGGGCCCGACAGGGCGTTCAGTTCATCGAAGTGCGTGCGGACGTAGGTGGCCAGTTCGACGTCCGCGTCGGTGTAGAGGAGGACCCCCCAGAGCCGGGGCAGCGACTGGGGCGATGGTGATTGCGCCCCCAGTTGCAAGCTGCGGAACAATGCCTGCGGATCGGGCGCGGGCCCCATGGAGTAGGCGGCGCTCGCCATTCGCTCGATGCTCAGGACGACGGTGTCGCCATCGCACAGCCCGGCCTGCTCCACCGTGATGTGCTCGGGGTGGCTCTCACCATCCGTGCCATCAAGCCACACGCGGATGATCGCTTCATTTGAGGCGAAGTACGCAGCGCCGGGCTCCGGACGCGGAGCGTCGTCGGCGGGGCGGGCGAGGCCGTGTTCGCGGGCGGTCGCGAGGGCCAGGGAGGTCAGTTCCGTGATCGGCGACTGCGGTGAGACGGCGACCTCCACCGTCCTGCCTAATCCGGCCCGGTCCAGCTCGCGCCACCGAGCCGCCATGTCCGCCGAAGGCGCCTCGTCGGGCGAAGGCGCCTCGTCGGGCGAAGGCGCCTCGTCGGGCGAAGGCGCCTCGTCGGGCGAAGGCGCCTCGTCGGGCGAAGGCGCCTCGTCGGGCGAAAAGGCCGCCATGCCCTCCATGCGATGGGTGAGACGGGCACCGAAGGGCCCGTAGAACGTGGCCCAATCGCCTTCTCTGACGGCGACCAGTAAACGGAGCTTCTGCATTCGGCATTCCCGTCCGTCGACGAGCCGACCACTACATGGCGGAGTCGACGATACACGGATAGTCGCCCCGCCACAGCCGAATCGCTCCGGACGGACGTCGGCCGCGGGACCGGTGAACCGTCCCGCGGCCGATGTGCCGAGCCTCTCGGGTCAGGCGCTCGCGCGCTCGCCGAAGAGTGCCTTCACGAACCTGAAGAGCATCAGGACCGGGAGAATGAAGGCGTAGAAGAACATGAAGTACTCGCCGCCGTCGAAGATGAACCCGAGGTAGATGGCGTAGCCGAGGAAGCCGACGCCGAACGCGAGGTTGAGCAGCCTTTCGCCCCCGCTCTGGCCGCCCCCAATGGCCGCCATGAGAAGCATGGCGAGCCCGGACACCAGCAGAAAGACGACGTACCACGAGAATGTGGCGTCGGCGCTGAAGTCGATATTCATGATTTCCCTCTGAATGTGCGTGACAAAGCTGCATGATCATAGCGGGCACCGGCCATTGGAATCGTCGTTGGCCGCATCAGGCCAATGGCGGCCACGACCGGCGCCCGGAAGGGTCGTTCGAGCGGGCCATTTGTTACGGGGGTCTTACGGGTGCTCTCGTTCGGTGAATGGCGGTGGTGCCGGGCCGTTGTCCGGGGTGTTGGTCAACTTCCATGAAGGGGAGCACTCCATGACGATTCGACGACGGCGGGCACTGGCCTGTGGTGTCGCGCTGACGGTGGCGGCCGGCGCGCTGACGGGCGCGGCGACCGGCGCATCGGCGTCGGCCGGGGCCGGCGAGGGCCGCTCGGAGACGGCGCTGACCTGGTACGACGTGACGGCGAAGACGGTCGGCGCCGCCGGGCTCCCGCAGGTCACCGCGAGCCGGACGTGGGCGATCGGCTGGATCTCCGCGGGGCGGGCACTGCGGAGCGGGAAGGGGCGGAACTTCCAGGACGCGGCCCTGGCCAGCGCCGTCCACGACGCGCTGCGCCCGCTCGTCCCGGCGCAAGTCGGGGAACTGGACGCC
It encodes:
- a CDS encoding YbaB/EbfC family nucleoid-associated protein; this encodes MAETYGFSESDLDAFAEQTAKEVQKATELRQRLSELVGRAESRDGRIRLGLSAEGAISELEIDPRAMRMASAELAETIIQVSQDALQDLQRQSRELTDDASVAPEDVAGIVRDPQALEGQMRQMQEGFQRALSDSMTLMDDIRRKMGR